The Stenotrophomonas sp. ZAC14D1_NAIMI4_1 DNA segment GCGAGGTCTCCACCTTGCCGTACTCACGTGCCCCCTCCTTGCTGACCAGTGGCCCACTGAATGCATCGATCGGCAGCGGGTAGACCGTTCCGTCCCGGCTGTCGATCAGCACGATCGAGCGCTGGAAGTACTCCCTGCGCTCCTCAAGCTGGGCCAGGATGTAGTGCGTCTTGAAGTTGGGCGCCTGCGTGCGGATGGCCTCCTCGATCTGCGTGCGGTGCGCGGCATCGCAGAAGTCGACGGGGCTGGACGTGTAGGAGCAGCCCGAGTGCGGATAGCTCATCACCACGCCTGCATACGGCGCGTTGCCCGGTACGCTCGACGGGCCGGCGTTGCTGCACGCTGCCGCCAGGCAGGCGATGCCAGACAACGCGATCCCAAAGGCATGCCTGCGCAGGCGAGTCTGGCTCATTGCCGGTAGTCCGCTGTTTCCATCAGCACTCACTTCACACCTCCCGCGCGCATCCCAGGGGTTGATCATGCCCAGTCGGGCGTGCAGATCAACTGCGATTTCCGCGTGTCATCACCCTGCGGGCCCAGCACCGGGGTCCGGCCCGGCCTGCTGCCTGTGCCATCCCGCAACTCCGTGCCCAGCGACCTGCGCAGGCGCGATCGTGCTTCATCCAGCGGCAGGTCGATCAGTACGCCAATGGGTGTCGGCGCCGTGCCCAGGTGGGCCACCACCCGGTAGACCGGGACTCCATGAAAATCAGCGTTCAGACAGAAGTACGCGATCCCGAATGCTGCATCGCGTTCGCAGGGCTCGGATGCATGCTTGGCCAGGTAGGGATTGACGGGGCGGCCTGCATCCAGATACCAGCCCTGTGGCGCACAATCGAGCAATCCGTCGAAGAGCGTCCCGGTATTGTCCGGATCACCGGCGTGCGACGACGCCCGCGTCTCCGGAGGGGCATCGACCGCCCGCTGCGCATCAACAGGCGCCTTGGCGAAGGCGGCCAGTGGCAGCATGACGCCGAGCACAAGCATCGCCCCCAGCGCGCCACGCGGCCGATGATGGCCGCATCGATCGAGGCCTAATAGGTGCCGAATGGGACTTCAACCTTGAGCGCTGCCCCGCCCCCTGCAGGCTTCAGGGTGTAGGTCTGGACGCCGCCATCATCGTCCGCCAGAGAGGTGTCGCGACGCTCGACCGTATAGCGTGCGCCGCCCAGTTCGATCGTCTTCGCATCCACTGCACGCGCGTCGGCCGGCAGCAGCAATCCACCCGCCGCCTCGCGCTCTTCCTTGAAGGTGTAGCTGCCCAGGGCGCCCTGCACCTTCAGCACCTGCACGTGCGGGCGATAGGGCGCCGCGTCGACGTTCCAGCCATTGGTCAGGTCGGTGACCCACGGCCCCGGAATGTTGAAGCGATCCTGGAGATCGGTCTCGCTGACTTCGCTCCCCTCCACCGACAGGCAGCACACCACTTTCCCGGCCTTGGCGTCATAGACTGCCCAGCGGCTTCCGGCGGCGGCGGCACGCGGCAGCATGGAGAAATGGAACTGCTGCTCGAGATCGCTGTCGGAAACCCGACGCCAGCCCCCCACTTCCGGAGGCTGCGCCTGGCAGCCGGTCGCCAGTGCCAGACCTGCGGCAACAAGCCCAGCTCGAATCATGAATCCTGCCATCGTCAATTGCCTGTCTTGGACCAATGGGGATCATCGATCTTCTTCGGTTTGCCGTCATAGTTCCAATGCAGGACGCTGTAACTGGCACCGACATCGATGATGTCACGCTTGCCACCGATCGTCACACTGGTGCCGTCGGCCTTCTTCACGGTCTTGCCAACGCCCCAGGCGGGGGTCAGCCGCATGTCGATCGCTTCGCCGCCGTTGTGGTTGGACCGGTAAGGCTTGCCGATCGCCCCGGCGGCCCCATACGCGGAATCCATCGCCTTGGCGCCCTGCTTGGCAGCCTTCAGGTCCGGCTTGCCGCTGGCATCCAGGTGCTGCCAGTCGATGTTCACGGGCGCGTCGCCGTTCTGCGGTTCGAACGCCGGCACCTTGGCCGGATCCATTCCGTTGACGATCTCACGCGCGTAGTACATCAGGTACGAGCGCTGCGGGGGACGCAGGGTCGTGTTGATGTTGACCGACACGCCCGCCGCATCCAGCGCCGCCAGGAAGCGGGTGATGTTCGACTTGAAGGGTTCCTTCAGATCGGCAACCTTGTTGCTCTGCATGAAGCGTTTGTGCCACTGCGCACCACTCTTCTCGCGTTCGCCGTTGTAGCTGGCATCCTTGCTGGGGGTTGCATTGGCGTTGGCCGTGGCCATTGCCGAATAGAAGTTGTTCAGCAGCCCGATCGGGTGCAGGTGGAAGACCTCCGGCGCGCCGGGGAAGCCTTTGACCTTCGGTGAAACGTCCTTCCACCACCGCAGGTTCTGGATGCGCAGCTTCTCAGCGTTCCACTCCACGGCACCATCAAGCATCAGCGGGTCCAGCTCGTCCCACTTGGCGTCTTCGCCGCCCCACTCACTCTCGTAACGGACGATCATCCGGCTCAACGCCTGGGCCAGCAAGGGCTGCTTGCTTGCCGCCTGCAGCTCGGCCTTGCTGATGTGTCCGTTGCCGTCGGTGTCCAGCAGGGCGTGCAGCTTCTGCACCAGCGCGCTGCGCTCGACCTTGTCGGCGCGCATGCGGTGGTCGGTCACCTCGTGGGCCTTCAACACGCCCATCTTCACCAGCGTCGCCGCCATCATGTCGACTGGCTGGATACTGCCCTCTTCCACCGTCTCAAAGCCCGGCCACGCCCAGGGGGACTGCCAGCCCACCTTGGCATGGCCCGCTTCGCAGGCCCAGCCGGAGACGAAACTCCCGGGCTTCTCGCCCATTGCCGTGATTTCCCACCAGGCCTTGCCGTCGCTGTCCAGCGCCCGCTTCGGCGCAGGCAGCCGCTCAAGTTCGGCGCGGGGCATGACCCGGACCAAGCCAACAGGCTCGCCATCCGGACCGTCGGTGCGCAGCGGGTGCTTCTTCCACCACTTCATTCCGCCGGCCGAGCACATCTGCAGATCCTTGCGAAGGATCCAGAACGGCTCGCCGAGCGGCATCCGCATTTCGCGCCGCTGATAGTTGTGCTTCTTCGCTTCCTTCTCGGACTGCGTGCGCTGCGTATCGGCAGGGCCGACGAAAACGCCGGTGAAATGCCCATCCTTTGCGTTCGCGTAACTCTTGCTGCTCGCCGAATAGGCACCCAGCGCCTTGCGCTCGAATACTTTCAGCTCCGAGCGCTGGACGAGCGTCCACGCGCCCAAGCCGGAATCCTTGAGCTGGATGAGCGAAGGATCCGGCTCCATCGTGCCGTCCGGCGTGGCTTCCTTCTTCAGCCTTGCGCCCTTCTCGATCACGAACAAGCTTCCCGTTCCCGGAGGCAGCAGCGAGGCGTACTTGCGCGACTTGGCCAGGAACACAGGAAGATCGTTGCCAGCAAAGACCTCAAGGTGCATCAAGGGGCGGGTGCCGCGCTTGGGCAGCGGCTGGGCATCCACGTACTGCTGATACTCGCCGACATGCCCCAGCAACGCGCCAGCGCCGATGGCGATGGGCGTTTCGGGAATCACCACCTTGTCCAGCTGGACCGGTTGCTTCGGACCCGGGTCAAGTTCGGGCATGAATATCCAGCCCTGCTTCGCCGCCGGGTCCACGGCCTCGCCGGGCCGGACCGGGACGACATCACCCTCGAGGATCCGATCGATCTGCGCCCACTTGTCCTTGCGGTTCTTCACGGTTATCCGTGCGCCGCGCGGCAGCAGGCCCAACCGGGTCGAGCGGCTGCTGGCTTCGCTGCGGATGTTCAAGCCGATGATCGGCGCGGGCGCTGCATCAGTCATCCGAATGTGCCTCCTGCACGACGTTGTCCCATTCCTTCATCTGCCCAGGCCCCCAACCCAACTGCTCCAGCGCGTCGGCAACATCACCCGATTCGCCCGACGTTCCACCACAGTCACAGCCAATGTGGTCGTCCTCATCGATTGCGGCCTGCACCGGTGCAGGAGGCGGCGGCACTTCCTGCGCATCCTTGGCCTTTTCACCGACGACGAACTCGTTGCCTTCCGTCCAGAAGCCCGGGCGTGCGCGCTTGCGGTCCTCCTGGTAGCCGGTGAAATCCATCAGGTGCATGTAGAGGCTGTAGAACGTCAGCTCGGTTCCGGGCTCAGGCCGGGCATCGGCGGCGGCGGCCTTCGGATCCTTGGAATCCTTGGCATCTTTCGAGGTCTTCGTGGCAGGCGCCGGTGCCGCCGCCTTGGCCGGACCCGCTGCAGCGGCTGTTCCTGCCGGCGCTGCGGGTGCAGCCGCCGCGTCCTTCGGCGCTGCCTTCTTGTCCTGTTCTTCCTTCGCGGCCTTGTCCGCAGCCTCGAACTTCGCCTTGGCATCGGCCGGCAGCTTCAGGGTGTGCCGCACCAGCACAAATCCCTTCGCGTAAAGCGCCTTGCGCTGGACCTGGGGGAAGGTGATTTCCGGATAGCGGTCATCGATCCGATAGGCGACCACCTCGCCATCCTTGATGCAGCGCACGCCCTGCGTCTGGTCGAGCACCGTGCCACTGCCCGCATCGAAGTGGACGCCACCGTGCCAGAGCCCGCTGGCGCCCACCGGGAAGAAGCCGTCGTCGACACGTGCCAATGCGCCTTCTTCCTGGCCAGGAAGGCCCAGGTACATCGCACCGTCGAAGGCATCACTCTTGCCCTGCCGCGGGAAGGGATACATCCAGGTGGTCTGCGCCTCCACCGGCGCACAGCAGCCCAGCTCATAGCCGCCAAACTTCTTCATGTACTTGGAGACACTCGAGCCATAGGCATCGGTGCCATCCTCGGCGCCACCCGTGCGCAGGAATGCAAGCACGGCCGGCCGCTTCCACTGCCCGGTCTTCTTGTCCGGCTTGCCCGGGCCGTAGCCCTTCAGGTGGGCGGCCGCGATGATGCCCGACTCGGTCACCACGAAGCCCTTCATGGTCTGGCCGATGAACTTGGTCGTACCGAAGTAGCGGCCCTGGCGGCAGAGTTCGCGCATCCACTCCTCGCCGGCCTTGTCCTGCATCGCCTCACTGGCCAGGAACACTTCCCGACTGGTGACGCCATTCTTGCCCGTCCAGTGGCCCTTCCACTCCTGCTTCAGCTTGATCTCGGCCGTGGTCTTGTAATACCCCAGCTGCATCAACGCTTCTTCACCGAACTGGTACTTGCCGATGTAGTTGTAGCTGTTGATGATGCCGATGTTGCCGCTCGACTCTTCGAAGCCGACCGCATCAAGGAACGCCTTGAGGTTTCCCGCACTCATTGCGCGTCTCCACACTCGCCCAGCCGCCGGACCATCTCGAGATTCGCCGGCATCCGGGCATCAAGCGCCGCACGCTGTGCATCGGAGGGGTTCCCCAGCCAGCGAACCTCGCAGTTCAGCGTCAGCCGACCCACCATGTGCCGATGGGCCGGGTCGTACAGCGCGGCGAGCTGCGTCGTGCCGCACGCATGTGCCTGGCAGGCCGAGTACAGCCACCACGTCTGCGCTTCGATCGACAGCGGCTTCCCCGCTGCGCTGGGGCCGGTCAGCAGCCGCTCCTTCAAGCGGGGCGCCGCGTCGGCGGGCACCTCTGCCAGAAGCGTGTCGAAGGCCCTGGTCACGTCTGCGTTGCTGCGGCCACAGCCATCGGGGGCCGGCTTTCCCTTGCCCACCAAAGCAAACAGATACGTCGCCAGAGGCTGCTCCGCGCACGTTGGCTGCGGAAGATCGAGGGAGGCATCTGCAAGGGGCGCGGCAGCAGCGCACTGCCATGCCAGTGCCGCCGACAGCGGCAGCAGAAACAGCATCTTCTTCATTGTGTTCATCCCGAGAAACCGATGATCCGCTTCTGCTTCATGTCACCCAGCACCCACGACGGCAGCTCGCTTTTGGTGCTGCTGGGGCCGAGGAAGGATTTGCGTTGCGCATGCACGGTGATCGCGCCAGGCGCATTGACCACGATGTTGCCGTCGGCCACCGTGATGCTGGCCCCCCCCGCAGTGGCGACGTGGAGGGTCTTGCCTGCGGCCAGCTCGACATGCGCCTGGCCGCTCGCGCCGCGCAGGCCGGCTCGCGCCTGTACGCGGATGGCATCGCTCTGGGCCTGGACTTCGATCTCGCGGGTGCCCGCCACCAGGGTCAAGGCGGCGGCAGTCCCGCCCGCGCCTGTAGCAGCAGCCGCCAACAGGCCCAGCGACTGGCCTGCGTGCAGCCGGGCCTGCCCCATGACCGTCGTGTCCGAATGCGCGCCGCTCGCCAGCAGCAGCGCTTCACCACTGCTCCACATGATGCTCTGCCCCGCGACGTGCGCCACACCATCCGGCGCCGCCATCCCGAGCAGCGGAGCGCCACTGTGGGGAATACGACCCTCGCCGGGCTCGGCACCGTGTTGCGGTGCCTGCGCCACGCCAGCGGCGTACTGCGTTCCGGTTACGACGGTCCGGGCGGCTGCCGACATCGCAGCCAGTGGTGCCTGCGTCTGCACCATCCGCGAGCGCTTCACTCCGCGCGCCCCCTCCTGCATCGCCAGCGGACTGGTCACATGCGTGCGGGCCGCCTGGGTAAAGCGCTCACCCAGCGTCTGCAGCTGCGTCAGCAGCGCCGAGGGCTGCACGGCCTCGCCAGCGGGGGTGGTGCCGCCATGGCCATAGGCGGTGAACCACGCCCCGGCAGTACCACGCACCGCACCCCACGCATCGCTGCGCAGTTCGAAACCCGTGCCGCGCAGGCTGCCAACGTAGTTGTCGGCCTGGTGCCGCAGATGGCCAAGCGTCAGCTGCGAAACTTCCTGGCTGCTGGCCAGCTGGGCCCGCAGCTGCTGGTTGGAATCATCGAACAGCAGGTGGTTGCTGCCTTCGCCACCGTCCCACTCGCGCGAACGGATACCCCAGAGCGCACCGCCGTGGCGATGCGCCTGGTCACCGGCACCCGCGGCATGCCACGCCGGCGCCTGGCCACCACTGAGGTTTGCCTGCGCGCTGTTGCGTGCATCGGCCGCCTGCCCGTAGGCGGACAGGTCGCCTTCGCCATTGGCACCTGCAGGCGTCGGCGCCACGCCTGCTTCGCCGCGCCCGTTGTACAGCGCCCCGAGCACCAGCGGACGATCAATGTCGCCATC contains these protein-coding regions:
- a CDS encoding SH3 domain-containing protein, producing the protein MTDAAPAPIIGLNIRSEASSRSTRLGLLPRGARITVKNRKDKWAQIDRILEGDVVPVRPGEAVDPAAKQGWIFMPELDPGPKQPVQLDKVVIPETPIAIGAGALLGHVGEYQQYVDAQPLPKRGTRPLMHLEVFAGNDLPVFLAKSRKYASLLPPGTGSLFVIEKGARLKKEATPDGTMEPDPSLIQLKDSGLGAWTLVQRSELKVFERKALGAYSASSKSYANAKDGHFTGVFVGPADTQRTQSEKEAKKHNYQRREMRMPLGEPFWILRKDLQMCSAGGMKWWKKHPLRTDGPDGEPVGLVRVMPRAELERLPAPKRALDSDGKAWWEITAMGEKPGSFVSGWACEAGHAKVGWQSPWAWPGFETVEEGSIQPVDMMAATLVKMGVLKAHEVTDHRMRADKVERSALVQKLHALLDTDGNGHISKAELQAASKQPLLAQALSRMIVRYESEWGGEDAKWDELDPLMLDGAVEWNAEKLRIQNLRWWKDVSPKVKGFPGAPEVFHLHPIGLLNNFYSAMATANANATPSKDASYNGEREKSGAQWHKRFMQSNKVADLKEPFKSNITRFLAALDAAGVSVNINTTLRPPQRSYLMYYAREIVNGMDPAKVPAFEPQNGDAPVNIDWQHLDASGKPDLKAAKQGAKAMDSAYGAAGAIGKPYRSNHNGGEAIDMRLTPAWGVGKTVKKADGTSVTIGGKRDIIDVGASYSVLHWNYDGKPKKIDDPHWSKTGN